One window of the Rhizobiaceae bacterium genome contains the following:
- a CDS encoding ABC transporter permease subunit, whose protein sequence is MAQVANAPVSVDPSRRARFAEFWYYFSENRGAVMGFWFFVFLVVVAIFAPLIAPHAPNAQYRDAVLVPPFWQEGGRAAYLLGTDAVGRDILSRLIYGTRFSLFIGVIVTTISLVGGIVIGVIAGYFRGWVDTVIMRLMDIILAFPSLLLALVLVAVLGPGLTNAMIAIALVFQPHFVRLTRAAVMAEKTRDYVVAAKVAGAGNLRLMFRTILPNCMAPLIVQATLSFSNAILDAAALGFLGMGAQPPTPEWGTMLAEAREFILRAWWVVTLPGLAILITVLAINLMGDGLRDALDPKLKRS, encoded by the coding sequence GTGGCACAGGTTGCGAACGCGCCCGTTTCCGTCGATCCGTCGCGTCGCGCGCGGTTTGCGGAGTTCTGGTACTATTTCTCGGAAAACCGGGGAGCCGTCATGGGCTTCTGGTTCTTCGTCTTCCTCGTCGTTGTGGCGATTTTCGCGCCGCTCATCGCGCCGCATGCGCCGAACGCGCAATACCGCGATGCCGTGCTGGTGCCGCCCTTCTGGCAGGAGGGCGGGCGGGCGGCTTATCTTCTGGGCACCGACGCCGTCGGCCGCGACATCCTCTCGCGGCTGATTTACGGCACCCGCTTCTCGCTCTTCATCGGCGTCATCGTCACCACCATCTCGCTGGTCGGCGGCATCGTGATCGGCGTCATCGCCGGCTATTTCCGCGGCTGGGTCGACACGGTGATCATGCGCCTGATGGACATCATCCTGGCGTTCCCGTCTCTGCTTCTGGCGCTGGTGCTGGTCGCCGTGCTCGGCCCCGGTCTCACCAATGCGATGATCGCCATCGCGCTCGTCTTCCAGCCGCATTTCGTGCGCCTGACCCGCGCCGCCGTCATGGCCGAGAAGACGCGCGATTACGTCGTGGCGGCGAAGGTCGCGGGCGCCGGCAATCTCAGGCTGATGTTCAGGACCATCCTGCCGAACTGCATGGCGCCGCTGATCGTGCAGGCGACGCTGTCCTTCTCCAACGCCATCCTCGATGCCGCGGCGCTCGGCTTCCTCGGCATGGGCGCGCAGCCGCCGACGCCGGAGTGGGGCACCATGCTCGCCGAGGCGCGGGAATTCATCCTGCGCGCATGGTGGGTGGTGACGCTGCCCGGCCTCGCCATCCTGATCACCGTCCTGGCGATCAACCTGATGGGTGACGGCCTGCGCGACGCCCTCGATCCGAAGCTGAAGAGGTCGTGA
- a CDS encoding ABC transporter permease subunit: MFRFLLGRLAVLIPTFIGVSIIAFSFIRLLPGDPVALLSGERVMSPERHAEISHALGFDRPIIIQYLDYLWGVLHGDFGTSISTKDSVLRQFMELFPATLELSLCAIIFAVVLGIPAGVLAAVKRGSLIDQIVMGTALIGFSMPIFWWGLLLIILFSGILQWTPVSGRISLMYFFPSVTGFMLVDSLLSGQAGAFKSAFSHLILPTIVLGTIPLAVIARQTRSAMLEVLSEDYVRTARAKGLSTFRVVGVHALRNAMIPVVTTIGLQVGVMLAGAILTESIFSWPGIGKWMVDSVFRRDYPVIQGGLLIIAGLIMLVNLIVDLLYGLINPRIRH, translated from the coding sequence ATGTTTCGCTTCCTGCTTGGAAGGCTGGCGGTCCTCATTCCGACCTTCATCGGCGTGTCGATCATCGCGTTCTCCTTCATCCGCCTTTTGCCGGGCGATCCGGTCGCGCTGCTCTCCGGCGAACGGGTCATGTCGCCGGAGCGGCATGCGGAGATCAGCCACGCGCTCGGCTTCGACCGGCCGATCATCATCCAGTACCTCGACTATCTCTGGGGCGTGCTTCACGGTGATTTCGGCACGTCGATCTCGACCAAGGATTCGGTGCTGAGGCAGTTCATGGAACTGTTTCCGGCGACGCTGGAACTGTCGCTCTGCGCCATCATCTTCGCCGTCGTTCTCGGCATTCCGGCCGGCGTGCTCGCCGCCGTCAAGCGCGGCTCCCTCATCGACCAGATCGTCATGGGCACGGCGCTGATCGGCTTCTCCATGCCGATCTTCTGGTGGGGCCTGCTTCTCATCATTTTGTTCTCGGGCATCCTGCAGTGGACGCCTGTCTCGGGCCGCATCTCGCTGATGTACTTCTTCCCGTCGGTCACCGGCTTCATGCTGGTCGACTCGCTCCTGTCGGGGCAGGCGGGTGCGTTCAAATCGGCCTTCAGCCATCTGATCCTGCCGACGATCGTGCTCGGCACCATTCCGCTTGCGGTGATTGCGCGCCAGACCCGCTCGGCAATGCTGGAGGTGCTGTCGGAGGACTACGTCCGCACGGCGCGCGCCAAGGGGCTTTCGACATTTCGCGTCGTCGGCGTCCATGCGCTGCGCAACGCCATGATCCCCGTCGTCACCACCATCGGCCTTCAGGTCGGCGTGATGCTTGCCGGGGCGATCCTGACGGAATCGATCTTTTCTTGGCCGGGCATCGGCAAGTGGATGGTGGATTCGGTCTTCCGGCGAGACTATCCCGTGATCCAGGGCGGCCTGCTCATCATCGCCGGCCTTATCATGCTGGTGAACCTGATCGTGGACCTGCTCTACGGTCTCATCAATCCGCGCATCAGGCACTAG
- a CDS encoding ABC transporter ATP-binding protein, which produces MALLEIENLVVEFQTATGPFRAVDGVSLKVHEREVLAIVGESGSGKSVSMLAVMGLLPWTAKVTADRMSFNGRDLLKMPPADRRRIIGKDIAMIFQEPVASLNPCFTVGFQIEEVLRVHMGMDRARRRARAIELFTAVGIPNPAERLSSFPHQMSGGQCQRVMIAIAIACNPKLLIADEPTTALDVTIQKQILDLLMKLQTEHGMGLIMITHNMGVVAETADRVIVQYKGRKMEEADVLSLFENPKSNYTRALLSALPDNAVGDRLPTIDSFLLEADAAAVVTPAMEPPL; this is translated from the coding sequence ATGGCTCTCCTGGAAATCGAAAATCTCGTCGTCGAGTTCCAGACCGCGACCGGCCCCTTCCGCGCGGTCGACGGCGTCTCGCTCAAGGTGCACGAGCGGGAGGTGCTCGCCATCGTCGGCGAATCCGGCTCGGGCAAGTCGGTGTCGATGCTGGCGGTGATGGGCCTTCTGCCCTGGACGGCGAAGGTGACCGCCGACAGGATGAGCTTCAACGGCCGCGACCTCCTGAAGATGCCGCCGGCGGACCGGCGCAGGATCATCGGCAAGGATATCGCCATGATCTTCCAGGAGCCTGTCGCCAGCCTCAATCCGTGTTTCACCGTCGGCTTCCAGATTGAGGAGGTGCTGCGCGTGCATATGGGCATGGACCGCGCCCGGCGTCGCGCCCGCGCCATCGAGCTGTTCACCGCCGTCGGCATTCCGAACCCGGCCGAGCGCCTGTCGTCCTTTCCGCACCAGATGTCCGGCGGCCAGTGCCAGCGCGTCATGATCGCCATCGCGATTGCCTGCAATCCGAAGCTGCTGATAGCCGACGAGCCGACGACCGCGCTCGACGTAACCATCCAGAAGCAGATCCTCGACCTCTTGATGAAATTGCAGACCGAGCACGGCATGGGGCTCATCATGATCACCCACAATATGGGCGTGGTGGCCGAGACTGCCGATCGCGTCATCGTGCAGTACAAGGGGCGCAAGATGGAGGAGGCGGACGTGCTTTCCCTGTTCGAGAACCCGAAGAGCAACTACACTCGCGCGCTGCTCTCGGCGCTTCCCGACAATGCGGTCGGCGACCGCCTGCCGACCATCGATTCCTTCCTGCTCGAAGCCGACGCCGCTGCCGTCGTCACGCCTGCCATGGAGCCGCCGCTATGA
- a CDS encoding long-chain fatty acid--CoA ligase, with protein sequence MPKATAPEGLAPLRSADKPWLKNYPKGLAAEIGPLEDRSIGDLLVKACRKFATRPAFTCMDKSLSYAELEKMSAAFGAYLQSKGLKKGARVAIMMPNVLQYPVAIMGVLRAGYTVVNVNPLYTPRELEHQLKDSGAEAIVILENFATTLQAVIGKTSVKHVVVATMGDLLGFVKGTIVNFVVRRVKKLVPAWSLPGHTSFPAALKDGAARVFKPADVSPDDVAFLQYTGGTTGISKGATLIHRNVLANVEQLAIWVEDAYTVKPKPENLVYVCALPLYHIFALTVNAMMGMQQGAQNLLIPNPRDIPGFVKELAKQPFHIFPGLNTLFNALLNNEDFRKIDFKPLVLTLGGGMAVQRGVAERWKELTGCSITEGYGLSETSPVATANRVNGAEFTGTIGLPLPSTEIAIRDDDGNDLPLGEVGEICIKGPQVMTGYWNRADETAKVMTKDGFFKSGDMGFMDERGFTKIVDRKKDMILVSGFNVYPNELEEVVAQMPGVLEVAAIGVPDEHSGEIPKLFIVKKDQALTEDQVLAYCRNNLTGYKRPRHIEFRKDLPKTPVGKILRRELRG encoded by the coding sequence ATGCCGAAGGCGACCGCGCCGGAAGGGCTCGCGCCGCTGCGCAGCGCCGACAAGCCGTGGCTGAAGAACTATCCGAAAGGGCTCGCCGCCGAGATCGGCCCGCTCGAAGACCGCTCTATCGGCGATCTGCTCGTGAAGGCCTGCCGCAAGTTCGCGACGCGTCCGGCCTTCACCTGCATGGACAAGTCGCTCAGTTACGCCGAGCTGGAGAAGATGTCCGCCGCCTTCGGCGCCTACCTCCAGTCCAAGGGTCTCAAAAAGGGCGCGCGTGTCGCCATCATGATGCCGAACGTGCTGCAATATCCCGTCGCGATCATGGGCGTGCTGCGGGCCGGCTATACGGTGGTGAACGTCAATCCGCTCTACACGCCGCGCGAGCTCGAGCACCAGTTGAAGGATTCCGGCGCGGAGGCGATCGTCATCCTGGAGAATTTCGCGACGACGCTGCAGGCCGTCATCGGCAAGACATCGGTCAAGCATGTCGTCGTGGCCACGATGGGCGACCTGCTCGGCTTCGTGAAGGGGACGATCGTCAACTTCGTGGTGCGCCGCGTGAAGAAGCTGGTGCCCGCGTGGTCCCTGCCCGGCCATACGAGTTTCCCGGCGGCGCTGAAGGACGGCGCGGCGCGCGTCTTCAAGCCGGCGGATGTCTCGCCCGACGACGTGGCCTTCCTGCAATATACGGGCGGCACGACCGGCATCTCCAAGGGCGCGACGCTGATCCATCGCAACGTGCTGGCGAATGTCGAGCAACTCGCGATCTGGGTGGAAGACGCTTACACGGTGAAGCCGAAGCCCGAAAACCTCGTCTATGTCTGCGCGCTGCCGCTCTATCACATCTTCGCGCTGACGGTGAACGCGATGATGGGCATGCAGCAGGGCGCGCAGAACCTGCTCATCCCCAATCCGCGCGACATTCCGGGCTTCGTGAAGGAACTCGCCAAGCAACCGTTCCACATATTCCCCGGTCTCAACACGCTGTTCAACGCGCTGCTCAACAACGAGGATTTCCGCAAGATCGACTTCAAGCCGCTGGTGCTGACGCTGGGCGGCGGCATGGCGGTGCAGCGCGGCGTCGCCGAACGCTGGAAGGAGCTGACCGGCTGCTCGATCACCGAGGGCTACGGTCTTTCCGAGACGTCTCCGGTGGCGACCGCCAACCGGGTCAACGGCGCAGAATTCACCGGCACGATCGGCCTGCCGCTGCCTTCCACGGAGATCGCCATCCGCGACGACGACGGCAACGACCTGCCGCTCGGCGAGGTCGGCGAGATCTGCATCAAGGGACCGCAGGTGATGACGGGCTACTGGAACCGAGCCGACGAGACGGCGAAAGTGATGACCAAGGACGGGTTCTTCAAGTCCGGCGACATGGGCTTCATGGACGAGCGCGGCTTCACCAAGATCGTGGACCGCAAGAAGGACATGATCCTCGTCTCCGGCTTCAACGTCTATCCGAACGAGCTGGAAGAGGTGGTGGCGCAGATGCCCGGCGTGCTGGAGGTGGCGGCGATCGGCGTGCCGGACGAGCATTCCGGCGAAATCCCGAAACTCTTCATCGTCAAGAAGGACCAGGCCCTCACCGAGGATCAGGTGCTCGCCTACTGCCGCAACAATCTGACCGGCTACAAGCGCCCACGGCATATCGAGTTCCGCAAGGACCTGCCGAAGACTCCGGTCGGCAAGATATTGAGGCGTGAACTGAGGGGATAG
- a CDS encoding ABC transporter substrate-binding protein, whose product MKKFTFAAALLAATMLSGVASAKTFVYCSEASPEGFDPALYTAGTTFDASAHPVYSRLLEFKKGTTETEPGLAESYEVSDDGLQYTFKLRKGVKFQTTDFFTPTREFNADDVVFSFERQWKEDNAWNKYVEGASWEYFAGMGMPELLDKIEKVDDYTVKFTLKRKEAPFLANIAMSFASIVSKEYADKLQADGKMNELNQKPVGTGPFTFVGYQQDAVIRYKKNADFWGEAPKIDDLVFAITTDASVRFQKLKAGECHLMPYPNAADVEAMKADPALKVSEQEGLNVAYLAYNTTQAPFDKVEVRKALNMAINKQAIVDAVFQGAASVAKNPIPPTMWSYNDAIEDDKYDPEASKKMLEEAGVKDLAMKVWAMPVARPYMLNARRAAELIQSDFEKVGVKVEIVSYEWAEYLDKSKAKDRDGAVMLGWTGDNGDPDNFLDTLLGCDAVGGNNRAQWCNQEFDDLVTKAKEATDQAERTKLYEEAQVVFKREAPWATIDHSLAIVPMRKEVEGFVQSPLGDFTFGTVDIKE is encoded by the coding sequence ATGAAAAAATTCACTTTCGCCGCCGCGTTGCTGGCAGCGACGATGCTGAGCGGCGTGGCGAGCGCGAAGACGTTCGTCTATTGCTCGGAGGCTTCGCCGGAAGGCTTCGACCCCGCCCTGTACACCGCCGGCACCACTTTCGACGCGTCGGCGCATCCGGTCTACAGCCGTCTGCTCGAATTCAAGAAAGGCACCACCGAGACCGAGCCGGGCCTCGCCGAAAGCTACGAGGTGTCGGATGACGGCCTCCAGTACACCTTCAAGCTGCGCAAGGGCGTCAAGTTCCAGACCACCGATTTCTTCACGCCGACGCGGGAATTCAACGCCGACGACGTCGTCTTCTCGTTCGAGCGCCAGTGGAAGGAGGACAATGCCTGGAACAAGTATGTCGAAGGCGCGTCTTGGGAATACTTCGCCGGCATGGGCATGCCCGAACTGCTCGACAAGATCGAGAAGGTCGACGACTACACGGTGAAGTTCACGCTGAAGCGCAAGGAAGCGCCGTTCCTCGCCAACATCGCCATGTCGTTCGCCTCGATCGTGTCGAAGGAATATGCCGACAAGCTGCAGGCCGACGGCAAGATGAACGAGCTGAACCAGAAGCCGGTCGGCACGGGTCCGTTCACCTTCGTCGGCTACCAGCAGGACGCCGTCATCCGCTACAAGAAGAACGCGGACTTCTGGGGCGAGGCGCCGAAGATCGATGACCTCGTCTTCGCCATCACGACTGACGCCTCGGTGCGTTTTCAGAAGCTGAAGGCTGGCGAGTGCCACCTGATGCCGTATCCGAACGCGGCCGACGTCGAGGCCATGAAGGCCGATCCGGCGCTCAAGGTCTCCGAGCAGGAAGGCCTGAACGTCGCCTATCTCGCCTACAACACGACCCAGGCGCCTTTCGACAAGGTCGAGGTGCGCAAGGCTCTGAACATGGCGATCAACAAGCAGGCGATCGTCGACGCCGTGTTCCAGGGCGCGGCTTCCGTCGCCAAGAACCCGATCCCGCCGACCATGTGGTCCTACAACGACGCCATCGAGGACGACAAGTACGACCCCGAAGCGTCCAAGAAGATGCTGGAAGAGGCCGGCGTCAAGGATCTGGCGATGAAGGTCTGGGCGATGCCGGTGGCGCGTCCATACATGCTGAACGCCCGCCGCGCGGCCGAACTCATCCAGTCGGACTTCGAGAAGGTCGGCGTCAAGGTCGAGATCGTGTCCTATGAATGGGCCGAGTATCTCGACAAGTCCAAGGCCAAGGACCGCGACGGCGCGGTGATGCTTGGCTGGACCGGCGACAACGGCGATCCGGACAACTTCCTCGACACCCTGCTCGGTTGCGACGCCGTCGGCGGCAACAACCGCGCCCAGTGGTGCAACCAGGAGTTCGACGATCTGGTGACCAAGGCCAAGGAAGCGACCGACCAGGCCGAGCGCACCAAGCTCTACGAAGAGGCGCAGGTGGTGTTCAAGCGCGAGGCGCCGTGGGCCACCATCGACCATTCGCTGGCTATCGTTCCGATGCGCAAGGAAGTCGAGGGCTTCGTCCAGAGCCCGCTCGGCGACTTCACCTTCGGCACCGTCGACATCAAGGAATGA
- a CDS encoding GlsB/YeaQ/YmgE family stress response membrane protein, which produces MGIESLIIFLIVGAVAGWLAGLLVKGYGFGLIGNIVVGIVGAFIAGWLFPVIGIQLGSGIVAAIIHSTIGAVILLVLLRVVKQA; this is translated from the coding sequence ATGGGTATCGAAAGTCTCATCATATTTCTTATCGTCGGCGCTGTGGCGGGCTGGCTCGCGGGCCTGCTGGTCAAGGGCTACGGCTTCGGACTGATCGGCAACATCGTCGTCGGTATCGTGGGCGCCTTCATCGCTGGCTGGCTGTTCCCGGTGATCGGCATTCAGCTTGGCTCGGGAATCGTCGCAGCCATCATCCACTCGACCATCGGCGCGGTGATCCTGCTGGTGCTGCTGAGGGTGGTGAAGCAGGCCTGA
- a CDS encoding dihydroxyacetone kinase subunit DhaK, which translates to MKKILNDPYAYAEETLQGLCRAYPQYYRLAPDTTRVITRPDGPVQGKVGIVSGGGSGHLPIFTGYVGPGFLDAVACGDVFASPSADEMATAMRSANGGAGVLRLYGNYGGDIMNFDMAGDFVEMDGIEATTVLLADDVASASLAEREKRRGVAGMVLTFKIAGAAADAGLDLSGVTSVAQKAADGCRTMGVALSSCTVPQAGKPTFSIGDDEMEIGMGIHGEPGVKRGKLRPANEIADALLDPILADLSLPRGERVTVLVNSLGATPVEELFILFNRVADRLEDAGISIAHPLVGRYATSMEMAGASLTLLPLDGELEKYLTAPAACAFWKV; encoded by the coding sequence GTGAAAAAGATACTTAACGACCCCTACGCCTATGCCGAGGAGACGTTGCAAGGGCTCTGCCGCGCCTATCCGCAATATTACCGGCTGGCGCCGGACACGACGCGCGTCATCACGCGCCCCGACGGCCCGGTCCAGGGCAAGGTGGGCATTGTTTCCGGCGGCGGCTCGGGACATTTGCCCATCTTCACCGGCTATGTCGGGCCGGGCTTCCTCGACGCGGTCGCCTGCGGTGACGTCTTCGCTTCGCCCTCCGCCGACGAGATGGCGACGGCCATGCGCTCAGCCAATGGAGGCGCAGGCGTGCTGCGTCTCTACGGCAATTATGGCGGCGACATCATGAATTTCGACATGGCCGGCGATTTCGTCGAGATGGACGGCATCGAGGCCACCACCGTGCTGCTTGCGGACGATGTCGCCAGCGCTTCGCTCGCCGAGCGTGAGAAGCGTCGCGGGGTTGCCGGCATGGTGCTCACCTTCAAGATCGCCGGCGCGGCCGCCGATGCCGGGCTCGACCTTTCAGGCGTCACGTCGGTCGCGCAGAAGGCCGCCGACGGCTGCCGCACAATGGGCGTCGCGCTTTCGTCCTGCACCGTGCCGCAGGCGGGCAAGCCGACCTTCAGCATCGGCGACGACGAAATGGAGATCGGCATGGGCATCCATGGCGAGCCGGGCGTGAAGCGTGGCAAGCTGCGTCCCGCCAACGAGATCGCCGATGCGCTGCTCGATCCCATCCTGGCCGACCTGTCCCTGCCGCGCGGCGAGCGCGTCACGGTGCTGGTGAACAGCCTCGGCGCGACGCCGGTCGAGGAACTCTTCATTCTCTTCAACCGCGTCGCGGACCGGCTGGAGGATGCTGGCATCTCCATCGCCCATCCGCTGGTCGGCCGCTATGCCACGTCGATGGAGATGGCGGGCGCCTCGCTCACGCTGCTGCCGCTCGACGGCGAGCTGGAAAAATACCTGACCGCGCCGGCGGCCTGCGCCTTCTGGAAGGTCTGA
- a CDS encoding dihydroxyacetone kinase subunit L: MAMTTASLRHAIGRNLAALETEAEHLTSLDGQIGDGDLGITLLKAFRELDRIKDTLPEDIGAALMQCAGAVSRVSSSSFGTLLATCLMTVAKQTKGHTSAPWSDVPDFLEKSVNAMMLRGKANLGDKTVMDAVIAASKSAAGGDDPAELLAAAKAGVDAAMVEFRDKPNRIGRARIFAERTVGMDDPGMVAFKVMVDAL; the protein is encoded by the coding sequence ATGGCGATGACGACGGCGTCGCTGCGCCATGCCATCGGGCGCAATCTGGCGGCACTGGAAACGGAAGCCGAGCATCTGACCAGCCTCGACGGCCAGATCGGCGATGGCGACCTTGGCATCACGCTGTTGAAGGCGTTCCGCGAGCTGGACCGCATCAAGGATACGCTGCCCGAGGACATCGGCGCGGCGTTGATGCAATGCGCCGGAGCGGTATCGCGTGTGTCGAGTTCGAGCTTCGGCACGCTGCTGGCCACCTGCCTCATGACGGTGGCGAAGCAGACCAAGGGACATACGTCTGCTCCCTGGTCGGATGTGCCGGACTTTCTCGAGAAATCCGTGAACGCCATGATGCTGCGCGGCAAGGCCAACCTCGGCGACAAGACGGTGATGGATGCTGTCATCGCTGCCTCGAAATCCGCGGCCGGCGGGGACGATCCCGCCGAACTGCTCGCCGCGGCGAAAGCCGGTGTCGATGCCGCGATGGTCGAGTTCCGCGACAAGCCGAACAGGATCGGCCGTGCCCGCATCTTCGCCGAGCGGACCGTCGGCATGGACGATCCCGGCATGGTCGCCTTCAAGGTGATGGTCGACGCGCTCTGA
- a CDS encoding glucose 1-dehydrogenase: MVQQPGGIFDLTGRKALVTGASRGIGQALAEALASAGAEVALTARDVASLEETVSRIEASGGKAFAHALDVRDSTACGKTIEAAAAEMGGLDILVNNAGYEEVRPSLEVDEALWERIVDTNLKGAFFCAQAAARVMAKGGRGSIVNLCSLTSYVGIPTAVPYGSSKTGLLGMTRALAAEWAPLGIRVNAIAPGYFRTAMTEGFYADAGWEQAMLGKIPQKRFGRMDDLAGPVLFLASDASAYVTGHCIPVDGGILASI, encoded by the coding sequence ATGGTTCAGCAACCCGGTGGCATCTTTGATCTGACCGGCCGCAAGGCGCTCGTCACCGGCGCCAGCCGTGGCATCGGGCAGGCGCTCGCCGAGGCGCTTGCTTCCGCCGGCGCGGAGGTGGCGCTGACGGCGCGTGATGTCGCATCCCTCGAAGAAACGGTGTCCCGCATCGAAGCGTCTGGCGGCAAGGCGTTCGCCCATGCGCTCGACGTTCGCGACAGCACGGCCTGCGGCAAGACGATCGAGGCGGCGGCGGCGGAAATGGGCGGCCTCGACATCCTCGTCAACAATGCCGGCTACGAGGAGGTCCGCCCGTCGCTGGAGGTGGACGAGGCGCTCTGGGAGCGCATCGTCGACACCAATCTGAAGGGCGCTTTCTTCTGCGCGCAGGCCGCCGCCCGCGTGATGGCGAAAGGGGGCCGGGGCTCCATCGTCAATCTCTGCTCGCTGACCTCCTATGTCGGCATCCCGACCGCCGTTCCATACGGCTCGTCCAAGACCGGCCTGCTCGGCATGACCCGCGCGCTCGCCGCCGAATGGGCGCCGCTCGGCATCCGCGTCAACGCCATTGCGCCCGGCTACTTCCGCACCGCCATGACCGAGGGCTTCTATGCCGACGCCGGCTGGGAGCAGGCGATGCTCGGCAAGATCCCGCAAAAGCGCTTCGGCAGGATGGACGATCTGGCAGGGCCGGTGCTGTTTCTCGCCAGCGACGCTTCGGCGTATGTTACAGGCCATTGCATTCCGGTCGATGGCGGCATCCTCGCATCGATTTGA
- a CDS encoding dipeptide ABC transporter ATP-binding protein, translated as MSTTVLEGKNLVRDYHVPGGLFRPAKTIHAVKGVSFSVEKGRTLAIVGESGCGKSTLARIITLIDPATSGDLFIDGRKVDIARDPMTPEMRRKVQIVFQNPYGSLNPRQKIGDVLAEPLIINTDTPADERRDRAMAMLKKVGLQEVHFNRYPHMFSGGQRQRIAIARALMLNPSLLVLDEPVSALDLSVQAQVLNLLADLQDEFQLTYVFISHDLSVVRYIADEVMVMYFGEAVEYGSRDAVFSDPQHSYTKTLFAATPRADVESIRARLARKRAA; from the coding sequence ATGAGCACGACAGTCCTCGAAGGGAAGAATCTCGTCCGCGACTACCACGTCCCGGGCGGCCTCTTCCGGCCGGCCAAAACGATCCACGCAGTCAAGGGCGTCAGCTTCTCGGTGGAGAAGGGCAGGACGCTGGCCATCGTCGGAGAAAGCGGCTGCGGCAAATCCACGCTCGCCCGCATCATCACGTTGATCGACCCGGCGACCTCCGGCGACCTGTTCATCGACGGCAGGAAGGTCGACATCGCCAGGGACCCGATGACGCCCGAAATGCGTCGCAAGGTGCAGATCGTCTTCCAGAACCCCTACGGCTCGCTCAACCCGCGCCAGAAGATCGGCGACGTTCTGGCCGAGCCGCTCATCATCAACACCGACACCCCCGCCGACGAGCGGCGGGACCGCGCCATGGCCATGCTGAAGAAGGTCGGCCTCCAGGAGGTTCACTTCAACCGCTATCCGCACATGTTCTCCGGCGGCCAGCGCCAGCGCATCGCGATCGCCCGCGCCCTGATGCTCAATCCGAGCCTGCTGGTGCTGGACGAGCCGGTCTCGGCGCTCGACCTCTCCGTGCAGGCGCAGGTGCTGAACCTGCTCGCCGATCTGCAGGACGAGTTCCAGCTTACCTACGTCTTCATCAGCCACGACCTTTCGGTGGTGCGCTACATCGCCGACGAGGTGATGGTGATGTATTTCGGCGAGGCGGTGGAATACGGCTCGCGCGACGCGGTATTTTCCGACCCGCAGCACAGCTATACGAAGACCCTCTTCGCCGCCACCCCCCGCGCCGATGTGGAATCGATCCGCGCGAGGCTTGCCCGCAAACGCGCCGCGTAG